The following are from one region of the bacterium genome:
- the galE gene encoding UDP-glucose 4-epimerase GalE, which translates to MRILVTGGAGYIGSHTCWELLQAGYEIIVVDNLSNSQEESLKRVQQLSGKALQFHKVDLLDREPLAAVFDHSRIDAVVHFAGLKAVGESVAMPLRYYHNNVTGTLVLLEVMTEHKVKNLVFSSSATVYGDPARVPITEDFPLSATNPYGRSKLMIEDILRDVHRADRSWNIALLRYFNPVGAHPSGRIGESPNGIPNNLLPYISQVAVGKLSELSVFGNDYPTRDGTGIRDYIHVVDLAAGHLKALEKLTEKPGVVTYNLGTGRGYSVLEVIEAFERASGRKIPYRIADRRPGDIATCYADPSKAERELGWFAVRGIDEMCADTWRWQSSNPNGYE; encoded by the coding sequence ATGAGAATATTAGTTACCGGTGGAGCAGGCTATATCGGCAGTCACACCTGCTGGGAGCTGTTGCAGGCTGGATACGAGATTATTGTAGTGGATAATCTTTCGAACAGCCAGGAGGAATCTTTAAAGAGGGTCCAGCAGCTGAGCGGCAAGGCACTTCAGTTCCATAAGGTCGATCTGCTCGACAGGGAGCCCCTGGCCGCTGTTTTCGACCATTCCCGGATCGATGCGGTCGTTCATTTTGCCGGTCTCAAGGCGGTCGGAGAGTCGGTAGCCATGCCTTTGCGCTACTATCATAACAATGTCACCGGAACGCTGGTGCTGCTTGAGGTTATGACAGAGCACAAGGTTAAAAACCTGGTTTTCAGCTCATCCGCCACGGTCTATGGAGATCCGGCCAGGGTCCCGATTACCGAGGATTTCCCTCTTTCGGCAACCAATCCGTACGGACGGTCAAAGCTGATGATCGAGGACATCCTGAGAGATGTCCATCGTGCGGACAGGAGCTGGAATATTGCCCTCCTGCGCTACTTCAATCCGGTAGGGGCGCATCCGAGCGGGAGGATTGGAGAGTCCCCGAACGGTATCCCCAATAATCTCCTGCCCTATATTTCCCAGGTGGCAGTCGGCAAGCTCTCCGAGTTGTCCGTATTCGGAAACGATTACCCGACCCGTGACGGCACGGGCATCCGGGACTATATCCATGTGGTCGATCTGGCTGCCGGTCACCTCAAGGCACTGGAGAAACTGACTGAAAAGCCCGGTGTGGTCACCTACAATCTTGGCACTGGCCGGGGATACAGCGTTCTTGAAGTGATCGAAGCCTTCGAGCGGGCTTCGGGAAGAAAGATCCCTTACCGGATAGCTGACCGCAGACCGGGGGATATTGCCACCTGCTACGCCGATCCATCAAAAGCCGAACGTGAGCTGGGCTGGTTCGCAGTCCGAGGAATCGATGAAATGTGCGCCGATACCTGGCGATGGCAGTCTTCAAACCCCAATGGGTATGAATGA
- a CDS encoding twin-arginine translocation signal domain-containing protein: MQKHEYSPIRERVMSDQDKQQQDGKLISRRDFLWKSSAALMAAGGLTAGCNSRPGSPGYHQPHSGQAPSADPGSWWHKEGFIVHEAVDTSRLAEGIIRARVDGSWREFAVVELPERFVDWSLRARLARLSRMLDFGGIDPRDLAGSHNACVATYGGPCRDSAISLNTAYKGMGFSVHAAKLAETVHKITGERLRIEQDTAGDPAREIQAKVRFLAEFYHNNASNFDRTKQVSLEIFTSPDFQTHTFLNMMVNPIVSASFLAFPTFEIRAVPQLLHPKNPGLSGPEKDMIAYVNAIHDFIHSGPGERIVCVYHVIEVFDDTPNDMSRGKRIA, translated from the coding sequence GTGCAAAAGCACGAATATAGTCCGATCAGAGAGAGAGTGATGTCTGACCAGGATAAACAGCAGCAGGATGGCAAGTTAATCTCCCGCAGGGATTTCCTCTGGAAATCCTCGGCGGCTCTCATGGCTGCCGGCGGGCTCACAGCCGGATGCAACAGCCGTCCGGGCAGCCCCGGCTATCATCAGCCGCACAGCGGCCAGGCACCTTCGGCAGATCCCGGCTCATGGTGGCATAAGGAGGGGTTTATCGTCCATGAGGCGGTAGATACCAGTCGGCTGGCCGAGGGGATCATCCGTGCCCGTGTTGATGGCTCGTGGCGGGAGTTCGCGGTGGTCGAGCTGCCTGAACGGTTTGTGGACTGGAGTCTCAGAGCGCGGCTGGCGCGCCTTTCAAGGATGCTCGACTTTGGCGGGATAGATCCGCGGGATCTGGCCGGATCGCACAACGCCTGCGTGGCCACCTACGGCGGCCCCTGCCGTGATTCGGCCATATCGCTCAATACAGCCTATAAGGGAATGGGATTTTCGGTGCATGCTGCAAAGCTGGCTGAAACGGTCCACAAGATCACCGGGGAGCGATTGAGGATCGAGCAGGATACAGCCGGTGATCCAGCCAGGGAAATTCAGGCCAAGGTGAGATTTCTCGCTGAATTCTACCATAATAATGCTTCGAACTTTGACCGCACCAAACAGGTCTCGCTGGAGATTTTCACCTCACCCGATTTCCAGACCCACACCTTTCTCAATATGATGGTCAATCCGATTGTCTCGGCCTCATTCCTTGCCTTTCCCACCTTTGAAATCCGGGCCGTGCCCCAGCTCCTGCACCCGAAAAATCCAGGACTGTCCGGGCCGGAAAAGGACATGATCGCCTATGTCAATGCCATTCATGACTTCATCCACAGCGGGCCGGGAGAGCGGATAGTCTGCGTGTATCATGTAATCGAGGTGTTTGACGATACACCGAACGATATGAGCCGGGGAAAGCGCATCGCCTGA